Genomic DNA from Niabella ginsenosidivorans:
CGGAGCCTTATAAAGGAAAAGGAGTACGCTTTGCAGGTGAAGTAGTACGCAAGAAAGCCGGTAAATCAGCTGGTAAATAAATAATTTGAAGATTTGAAAATGAATTAATTTGAAAGTTTAGTCATTAATCATTCTCAAATTTTCAAATCCACAAATTTTCAAATTATTCCTGGCAGTATCAGGGAGAAAAATAAAAAGCAATGTCAAACGCAAAAGTTAAAAGAAGAACCAGTATCCGCCGCAGCATTCGCGCAAAGATCAGCGGTACCACGCAAAAGCCAAGACTGGCAGTATTTCGCAGCAACACTGATATTTATGCTCAGCTGATTGATGATGAGAAGGGAGTTACCATAGCAGCTGCCTCTACAAAAGATAAAGATATTAAAGCGCAGGCAGGTACCAAATCTGAGAAAAGTAAATTAGTAGGCGCAGCCATTGCACGTAAAGCGGCTGATCTGAATGTGAAGACCGTTGTTTTTGACAGAGGCGGTTATTTGTACCACGGACGAGTAAAATCTGTGGCTGAAGGAGCCAGAGAAGGCGGGTTGCAATTTTAAAAAGTTATTCAATTCTAAAACGAAATAATGTCAACAGTTAATTTCAACAATGTTAAAGCCGGCGACCTTGAATTAAAAGATAAGGTTGTAGCTATAAATCGTGTAGTAAAAACAACTAAAGGTGGCCGCGCATTCAGCTTTTCTGCATTGGTTGTGGTTGGGGATGGTAATGGTGTTGTAGGGCATGGGTTAGGCAAGGCTAAGGAAGTTCAGGAAGCTATTACTAAAGGAATAGAAGACGCTAAGAAAAACCTTATTAAAATCCCTGTAATGAAGGGCACCATCCCTCATGATCAGTGGGCTAAGGAAGGGGCAGCAAAAGTAATGATAAAACCAGCTTCTGCAGGTACGGGTGTAATAGCAGGAGGGTCTATGCGCGCGGTGCTGGAAGCAGCCGGTCTTACTGATGTTTTGGCGAAAAGCCTGGGCTCTGCAAATCCGCACAACGTGGTTAAAGCTACTTTTAAGGCTTTGGCAATGATGAGGGAGCCAGTAAGCATCGCCAAGACCCGTTCATTAGGTTTAAAGAAAGTATTCAACGGATAATGAAATGTTTATGATTGGAGGCTTAAAGTTTGAGGTTCGCTAAAAATCTCAATCTCAAACCTCATACCGATAGCTATCGGGACAAAATCTGAGATTATGAAAAAGATAAAAGTTACTTTAGTAAAAAGCCCAATTGACCGCCCCGAAAGGCAGAAACTTACTTTAAAAGCATTGGGTCTTAACAAAACTAATAGCAGTAAAGAAGTAGAAGCTACTCCACAGATCCTGGGTATGATCCGTAAAGTGGAGCACATGGTGAAGGTGGAAGAGCTTTAATAGCGCTACCTGTAAAAATTATTTTTAAATAGGCGAGCCTCCTGCTTTGAGGCGCAAGTAAAAACAAAAGCAAAATGAAACTACATGAATTAAAACCTGCAAAAGGTTCAGTACACAAGGAGAAAAGAATTGGTCGTGGTGAAGGAAGCGGTTATGGCGGCACATCCACTAAAGGTAATAAAGGAGGGCAGAGCCGTGCAGGTTACAAAAGAAAAATGGGGCACGAAGGCGGACAGATGCCAATCCAGCGCCGTACACCCAAAAGAGGGTTTAAAAATCCGGATAAAATTGTTTACAAAGTCATCAATATTGGTCAGATAGACCAGTGGGCGGAAACACACAATATCACTGATTTTTCTGAAGAAAATCTTTATCACCTGGGCTTTATTGGCAAAACAGACAGGGTAAAGGTGTTAGGTAACGGGGAAATTAAGGGAAAATTCAACTTTAAAGTTCACGCGATCAGCGAAAAAGCTAAGGCGGCAATCGAAGCAGCGGGCGGAACTGTTGAAATTTTGAAATAATTTCTCAAAAATAAATTTTGACGCACGTAGTGCGTCTTTTAATTTTGGAGAATTGACAACTTAAGAAGAATCAGGTGAAAAATTTAATCAAAACATTAAAAAATATATGGAGCATTGAAGAGCTTAGGAGTAAGATCCTTTTCACTTTGGTGCTTACAGCGGTATATCGTGTCGGTGCGCATATTGTATTACCTGGTATTAATCCGGTTGCACTGGAGCAGTTTAGCAAAGCCAACCAAAGCGGTATCCTGGACTTGATCAATACCTTTGCCGGAGGTGCTTTTAACCAGGCCTCTATTTTTGCATTGGGTATTATGCCCTATATCACCGCCTCTATCTTCATACAACTGATG
This window encodes:
- the rplR gene encoding 50S ribosomal protein L18 encodes the protein MSNAKVKRRTSIRRSIRAKISGTTQKPRLAVFRSNTDIYAQLIDDEKGVTIAAASTKDKDIKAQAGTKSEKSKLVGAAIARKAADLNVKTVVFDRGGYLYHGRVKSVAEGAREGGLQF
- the rpsE gene encoding 30S ribosomal protein S5 — encoded protein: MSTVNFNNVKAGDLELKDKVVAINRVVKTTKGGRAFSFSALVVVGDGNGVVGHGLGKAKEVQEAITKGIEDAKKNLIKIPVMKGTIPHDQWAKEGAAKVMIKPASAGTGVIAGGSMRAVLEAAGLTDVLAKSLGSANPHNVVKATFKALAMMREPVSIAKTRSLGLKKVFNG
- the rpmD gene encoding 50S ribosomal protein L30 is translated as MKKIKVTLVKSPIDRPERQKLTLKALGLNKTNSSKEVEATPQILGMIRKVEHMVKVEEL
- the rplO gene encoding 50S ribosomal protein L15; this translates as MKLHELKPAKGSVHKEKRIGRGEGSGYGGTSTKGNKGGQSRAGYKRKMGHEGGQMPIQRRTPKRGFKNPDKIVYKVINIGQIDQWAETHNITDFSEENLYHLGFIGKTDRVKVLGNGEIKGKFNFKVHAISEKAKAAIEAAGGTVEILK